A part of Desulfomicrobium baculatum DSM 4028 genomic DNA contains:
- a CDS encoding O-antigen ligase family protein — protein sequence MSEKVQLEKIFLFALCGMFVAFGINIGAYAFLYSSGVLGAVLLVREYVRGNITVSWKFFIPIVFFAYVAITPGHLFKDLPIADMFSAAFFAGAAGCYFFKDKMPSILFLLPLALSAHFLARVVASLAFDYPLIETTGYVGSLTLSYSHHNVVGVLASFGIFSLISFPHPQPTIRRIGYALMAILGIAILLTVGRSTYLGLAAALGLFALLRSWKLAVGGMVVAIAVGAMALPFMAPDAQKRITGMVLAPHKEPNFQNRLPTWSIGIAGFKESPLFGNGLRTFETYSRSYLDKHYLEIKKNNPYALDKAFAHPHNSYIAIIYGWGIVGFIFIFLILALSLSTTKKENKLLILYCTTFILAFGLFDVRFLSRDGALFFLFPIGMAVINSNAILINSLKMK from the coding sequence ATGTCTGAAAAAGTGCAACTTGAAAAAATATTTCTTTTTGCGCTATGTGGCATGTTTGTGGCGTTTGGCATAAACATCGGCGCGTATGCCTTTCTCTATTCAAGCGGGGTGCTTGGCGCAGTGCTGCTCGTCCGGGAATACGTTCGCGGAAACATCACTGTAAGCTGGAAATTTTTCATCCCGATCGTATTTTTCGCATACGTTGCCATCACTCCGGGTCATTTGTTCAAGGATCTGCCCATCGCCGACATGTTCAGCGCGGCATTTTTCGCGGGAGCGGCTGGATGCTATTTCTTCAAGGACAAGATGCCTTCCATCTTGTTCTTGCTCCCCCTGGCCCTGTCCGCCCATTTCCTTGCAAGAGTGGTCGCAAGCCTGGCTTTTGACTATCCACTGATCGAAACCACCGGCTACGTAGGCAGCCTCACCTTGTCCTATTCGCATCACAACGTTGTCGGAGTGCTCGCGTCTTTCGGCATCTTCTCTCTGATATCCTTCCCGCATCCACAGCCCACCATTCGTCGCATCGGGTACGCTCTGATGGCGATTTTGGGCATTGCTATCTTGTTGACGGTAGGACGATCAACCTATCTGGGGCTTGCGGCGGCCCTTGGGCTGTTTGCCCTGCTCAGGTCGTGGAAATTAGCGGTGGGGGGTATGGTTGTAGCCATCGCCGTTGGTGCAATGGCCCTGCCCTTTATGGCGCCAGATGCGCAAAAAAGAATCACGGGCATGGTGCTCGCCCCGCACAAGGAGCCAAACTTTCAAAACAGGTTGCCAACCTGGTCTATCGGCATTGCAGGATTTAAAGAATCACCACTGTTTGGAAACGGTCTACGAACGTTCGAAACGTACAGCAGATCCTATTTAGACAAACACTATTTAGAAATTAAGAAAAATAATCCATATGCCCTAGATAAAGCGTTTGCACATCCTCATAATTCTTATATTGCAATCATATATGGATGGGGAATAGTAGGATTTATTTTTATTTTTCTAATTTTAGCATTATCTCTATCAACCACGAAGAAAGAAAATAAGCTTTTGATACTCTACTGCACAACTTTTATACTCGCATTTGGATTATTTGATGTCCGCTTTCTAAGTAGAGATGGCGCTTTGTTTTTCTTGTTTCCAATCGGAATGGCGGTTATCAATTCAAATGCAATTTTGATTAATTCATTAAAAATGAAATAA